The following proteins are encoded in a genomic region of Glycine soja cultivar W05 chromosome 17, ASM419377v2, whole genome shotgun sequence:
- the LOC114392095 gene encoding uncharacterized protein LOC114392095: protein MKRHEFLWEPYTATVMSMLPPICLVGSMSWCAVVPLICFHVVEWHQPDRVLRQFGMQQPIPESPSQPWNVHGLTLKGKMDENWFQLLAPFISQWNNRAEFRVDVYARQEGLLSFNSDYMVWYRRKTKMFIDPNNANTATLGEVTETLQYMVSPQGRNTWTVDDLVPYVEKLAILSQEQERITEPVAHGPASERRFPPQEFHMLQSSVETRGFDRRREIVQAEDFSQHMEQRGHGMYYTPPTFAQYPSQMYQYPFEGHDTDMSASEHSFGGVAETQPHFSWPTMTPSQQHDAPMATPNAPLGQQWDVPGAIPPMGDLLGVDLRHEFSAEAEEQGRRQRARRNPDRQARRWDRPCGTSSRHHEHHDD, encoded by the exons atgaaacgacatgag tttctgtgggagccttacacaGCAACTGTTATGTCGATGTTGCCTCCCATTTGTTTGGTTGGCAGTATGTCGTGGTGCGCAGTGGTGCCactcatttgtttccatgttgtagagtggcaccaaccggatagagtgttgcgacaatttggaatgcaacaacctattccgGAGTCTCCTTCGCAACCATGGAATGTCCACGGGCTAACACTGAAAGGCAAAATGGATGAAAATTGGTTCCAGCTGTTGGCCCCATTTATCAGTCAGTGGAATAATCGAGCTGAGTTTAGGGTCGACGTTTATGCTCGACAAGAgggcctattgagttttaactcggattacatggtgtggtataggcgcaaaacaaaaatgtttatcgacccaaacaatgcaaacacggctacattg GGTGAAGTTACCGAGACATTGCAGTATATGGTGTCACCCCAAGGGCGAAacacatggacagttgatgatctcgtgccatATGTGGAAAAGTTAGCGATTTTATCCCAAGAGCAAGAGAGGATCACTGAGCCTGTGGcacatggtccagcatcagagcgtcgatttcccccacaagagtttcacatgcttcagtcaagtgttgaaactcgagGTTTTGACAGACGAAGGGAGATTGTTCAAGCGGAAGATTTTTCCCAACATATGGAGCAGCGTggtcatggaatgtattacacgccaccaaCATTTGCTCAGTATCCTtcgcagatgtatcagtatcctttcgAGGGCCATGACACTGATATGTCTGCAAGCGAACATTCGTTTGGTGGTGTTGCCGAAACACagcctcatttttcatggccgacCATGACCCCTTCGCAGCAACATGATGCCCCAATGgcaacacctaatgccccattAGGTCAGCAATGGGATGTACCTGGAGCAATCCCTCCTATGGGtgatttattaggtgttgatttgcgtcacgAGTTTTCTGCAGAGGCTGAGGAACAAGGGCGGAGACAGCGCGCAAGAAGAAATCCGGATCGTCAAGCCCGAAggtgggatcgaccatgtggcacatcctcgcGCCATCACGAACACCATGATGACTGA